From Streptomyces griseorubiginosus, one genomic window encodes:
- a CDS encoding glycosyltransferase family 39 protein: MTAYTPPVDETAAREPEATSTESGGSAGSAGRGSAWLVFVLPALVAAACVLPGLGGRQLWRDEHATWWASTISWHDLGRLIGSIDVVIAPFYAVMHLWIDVAGDSAAMLRLPEALAMAVSAGLVGLLGRRMFALRTGVLAGLLFAVVPMITRYGQEARPYAFATMFALLATLWLIRALDKPSLRNWTLYGLAVAATGFSHLVAMAVLAGHVWLVFLAKKQGDRIAHWAFAGAAMLGLSITFPMVAQGTGQSGQIAWNVTTTKDLTQFPDTLFGSWITGGAIMAVGVVGLLVAGRYSVLLAAWAVLPPVLTFVTANQLHLFLPRYLLFTIPAWTLLVAAALTRLVGRLEPGARRGTGLQVLSGLLVAVVAAGYAFVAWPAIGDAKKDLPMEPDFRGAANVIAAGEKSGDGMIFNGGMSERRAIAYELRDRKAPKDVLMEYTPQQNGSYGATECRKPASCLKGTDRLWLVSTVADGRPPLTGMNEKTAAAIEKSFKAGRTVKLNHVVVQVLERK, encoded by the coding sequence ATGACGGCGTACACACCACCGGTCGACGAGACGGCCGCCCGGGAACCCGAAGCCACGTCCACCGAGAGCGGCGGGTCCGCCGGCTCGGCCGGCCGGGGCTCGGCCTGGCTCGTTTTCGTGCTGCCCGCCCTGGTCGCCGCCGCCTGTGTGCTCCCGGGACTCGGCGGGCGCCAGCTGTGGCGCGACGAGCACGCCACCTGGTGGGCGTCCACGATCTCGTGGCACGACCTCGGGCGACTGATCGGCAGTATCGACGTCGTCATCGCGCCCTTCTACGCGGTGATGCACCTGTGGATCGACGTCGCCGGCGACTCGGCGGCGATGCTGCGGCTGCCGGAGGCGCTCGCCATGGCGGTCTCGGCCGGTCTGGTCGGGCTCCTGGGGCGCCGGATGTTCGCGTTGCGCACCGGCGTGCTGGCCGGACTGCTGTTCGCGGTCGTGCCGATGATCACCCGGTACGGACAGGAGGCCCGGCCGTACGCCTTCGCGACGATGTTCGCGCTGCTGGCCACCCTGTGGCTGATCCGGGCGCTGGACAAGCCGAGTCTGCGCAACTGGACGCTGTACGGACTCGCCGTCGCGGCCACCGGGTTCAGCCACCTGGTGGCCATGGCGGTGCTCGCCGGACACGTGTGGCTCGTCTTCCTGGCCAAGAAGCAGGGCGACCGCATCGCCCACTGGGCCTTCGCGGGCGCGGCCATGCTGGGCCTGTCCATCACCTTCCCGATGGTGGCGCAGGGCACCGGGCAGAGCGGGCAGATCGCCTGGAACGTCACCACGACCAAGGACCTGACCCAGTTCCCCGACACCCTGTTCGGGTCGTGGATCACCGGCGGAGCGATCATGGCCGTCGGCGTGGTCGGCCTGCTGGTGGCCGGACGGTACTCGGTGCTGCTCGCCGCCTGGGCCGTGCTGCCGCCGGTGCTCACCTTCGTGACCGCCAACCAGCTGCACCTCTTCCTGCCCCGGTACCTGCTGTTCACCATCCCGGCCTGGACGCTCCTGGTGGCCGCCGCGCTCACCCGGCTCGTCGGCAGGCTCGAACCCGGGGCGCGCCGGGGGACCGGCCTCCAGGTGCTGAGCGGGCTGCTGGTCGCGGTCGTGGCGGCCGGGTACGCCTTCGTGGCGTGGCCGGCGATCGGCGACGCCAAGAAGGACCTGCCGATGGAACCGGACTTCCGGGGCGCGGCGAACGTCATCGCGGCGGGCGAGAAGTCCGGCGACGGGATGATCTTCAACGGCGGCATGTCGGAGCGCCGGGCCATCGCGTACGAACTGCGGGACCGCAAGGCCCCCAAGGACGTGCTCATGGAGTACACCCCGCAGCAGAACGGGTCCTACGGCGCCACCGAGTGCCGCAAGCCGGCCAGTTGCCTCAAGGGCACCGACCGGCTGTGGCTGGTCTCCACCGTCGCCGACGGGCGGCCGCCGCTGACCGGCATGAACGAGAAGACCGCGGCGGCGAT
- a CDS encoding glycoside hydrolase family 26 protein — MIRKTVLPLCVALMSLAGVSGCGLLGGDDPAAQAAKEPDAGSASKAPDAEPPYDVKPLLHPDKDFFGVALNGAPSSLKPVDTFAKTVGKKPNLVGSYSSWGDGFNAGGAQNVFGDGGLMYVSWEPFKPGLDKIADGSQDAYIKKYADSVRKTNVPVAISFGHEMNGGWYPWGTKDTTPETFVKAWRHIHDVFQEVGATNVIWVWSPNVVNPVPSVKLKPYWPGDAYVDWVGIVGYWTQTGAHTFATLYGPTRSQIDAFTDKPVLISETSSEPGERRRADVRALLAGVKEDKDVIGFLWFNIPKRADWRIQSSPLALAEFKRLIADDDFGFEVPRS, encoded by the coding sequence ATGATCCGCAAGACCGTCCTCCCGCTGTGCGTGGCGCTGATGTCCCTGGCGGGGGTCTCCGGCTGCGGTCTGCTCGGCGGTGACGACCCCGCCGCCCAGGCCGCGAAGGAGCCGGACGCCGGCTCCGCCTCGAAGGCTCCCGACGCGGAGCCGCCGTACGACGTGAAACCGCTGCTCCACCCCGACAAGGACTTCTTCGGAGTGGCCCTGAACGGCGCGCCCAGCTCGCTGAAGCCGGTGGACACCTTCGCGAAGACCGTCGGCAAGAAGCCCAACCTGGTCGGTTCGTACTCGTCGTGGGGCGACGGCTTCAACGCCGGGGGCGCCCAGAACGTGTTCGGCGACGGCGGCCTGATGTACGTGTCGTGGGAGCCGTTCAAGCCCGGCCTCGACAAGATCGCCGACGGTTCGCAGGACGCGTACATCAAGAAGTACGCGGACAGTGTGCGCAAGACGAACGTGCCCGTGGCGATCAGCTTCGGCCACGAGATGAACGGCGGGTGGTACCCGTGGGGCACCAAGGACACCACCCCCGAAACCTTTGTGAAGGCGTGGCGGCACATCCACGACGTCTTCCAGGAGGTCGGCGCCACCAACGTCATCTGGGTGTGGAGCCCGAACGTCGTCAACCCGGTCCCGTCCGTGAAGCTGAAGCCCTACTGGCCCGGTGACGCCTATGTCGACTGGGTCGGCATCGTCGGCTACTGGACGCAGACCGGAGCGCACACCTTCGCCACCCTGTACGGCCCGACGCGCAGCCAGATCGACGCGTTCACCGACAAGCCGGTGCTGATCAGCGAGACCTCCTCGGAGCCCGGGGAGCGGCGGCGCGCCGATGTGCGCGCGCTGCTCGCGGGGGTGAAGGAGGACAAGGACGTCATCGGCTTCCTCTGGTTCAACATCCCCAAGAGGGCCGACTGGCGCATCCAGAGCAGCCCCCTCGCGCTGGCCGAGTTCAAGCGCCTGATCGCGGACGACGACTTCGGATTCGAGGTGCCGCGTTCATGA
- a CDS encoding glycosyltransferase family 2 protein, whose protein sequence is MGLLPAPPSHAEKYSYVKRRLWVLTLASIVSFGCLTVSQVALAKASPLMWIFAPPLFFTVVYYLVSLRVNGFTRDFDFEYHQQLVRGWRPQVYPTVDVFLPVCGEPIEVLHNTWTHVRQLADRYPGRCVPFVLDDGASPELAAMARDFGFRYGTRENRGWFKKAGNLHFGFGQSDGKYVLILDADFTPRSDLLEELLPYMEADERIGIVQSPQYFRVLDSQNWIERGAGAVQELFYRSVQVSRQNSDGAICVGSCAIYRRAALETNGGTTLIEHSEDVHTGFDLRGLGWDLKYVPVALSTGVCPDTAGAFFNQQYRWCSGSMSLLGSKKFWDAPIRFSSRLCYMSGFFYYIHTALFTFFAPLVPIMLLVTSPEMLQVKHLVWVLPSIVYTTLVFPMWHKAPYRLEAWSARMMYGWAHVFAIWDILRKQRMGWQPTGSKGAKKNKTRRFWLGLWIWSGGTAVVWVGTAVYRLFTGYPPDFALVLSSGLFYALVVARALIQPKEHHSAGDPA, encoded by the coding sequence ATGGGCCTGCTGCCCGCGCCTCCCTCGCATGCGGAGAAGTACTCGTATGTCAAACGGCGCCTGTGGGTGCTGACGCTCGCCTCGATCGTCAGCTTCGGGTGCCTGACCGTCAGCCAAGTGGCGCTGGCCAAGGCCAGCCCGCTGATGTGGATCTTCGCGCCGCCGCTGTTCTTCACGGTCGTCTACTACCTGGTGTCGCTGCGGGTGAACGGCTTCACGCGCGACTTCGACTTCGAGTACCACCAGCAGCTCGTCCGTGGCTGGCGACCCCAGGTCTATCCCACCGTCGACGTCTTCCTGCCGGTGTGCGGCGAGCCCATCGAGGTGCTGCACAACACCTGGACCCACGTCCGGCAGCTCGCCGACCGGTATCCCGGCCGATGTGTGCCCTTCGTCCTCGACGACGGCGCGAGCCCCGAGCTGGCCGCGATGGCCCGGGACTTCGGCTTCCGCTACGGCACCCGGGAGAACCGCGGCTGGTTCAAGAAGGCGGGCAACCTGCACTTCGGGTTCGGACAGTCCGACGGCAAGTACGTCCTCATCCTCGACGCCGACTTCACGCCGCGCTCCGACCTCCTGGAGGAGCTGCTGCCGTACATGGAGGCCGACGAGCGCATCGGGATCGTGCAGTCCCCGCAGTACTTCCGCGTGCTGGACTCGCAGAACTGGATCGAGCGCGGGGCCGGCGCGGTGCAGGAGCTGTTCTACCGGTCCGTGCAGGTGTCCCGGCAGAACAGTGACGGCGCCATCTGCGTCGGCTCCTGCGCCATCTATCGCCGGGCCGCACTGGAGACCAACGGCGGTACGACCCTCATCGAGCACTCCGAGGACGTGCACACCGGCTTCGACCTGCGCGGGCTCGGCTGGGACCTGAAGTACGTGCCGGTCGCGCTGTCCACGGGGGTGTGCCCGGACACCGCCGGGGCGTTCTTCAACCAGCAGTACCGCTGGTGCTCCGGCTCGATGTCGCTGCTCGGCAGCAAGAAGTTCTGGGACGCGCCGATCCGGTTCTCCAGCCGGCTCTGCTACATGTCCGGGTTCTTCTACTACATCCACACGGCGCTGTTCACCTTCTTCGCGCCCCTCGTGCCCATCATGCTGCTGGTCACCAGCCCGGAGATGCTCCAGGTCAAGCACCTGGTCTGGGTGCTGCCCAGCATCGTCTACACCACCCTCGTCTTCCCGATGTGGCACAAGGCCCCGTACCGGCTGGAGGCCTGGTCGGCACGGATGATGTACGGCTGGGCGCATGTCTTCGCCATCTGGGACATCCTGCGCAAGCAGCGCATGGGCTGGCAGCCCACCGGTTCCAAGGGCGCGAAGAAGAACAAGACCCGCCGGTTCTGGCTGGGGCTGTGGATCTGGAGCGGCGGCACCGCCGTGGTCTGGGTCGGTACCGCCGTGTACCGGCTGTTCACCGGCTACCCCCCGGACTTCGCCCTCGTCCTGTCCTCCGGGCTGTTCTACGCGCTGGTCGTCGCGCGGGCGCTCATCCAGCCCAAGGAACACCACTCGGCAGGTGATCCCGCATGA
- a CDS encoding right-handed parallel beta-helix repeat-containing protein, with amino-acid sequence MTSSNSRRSVLRSALAVSGIAVSATAVSTGDATALAADAGWVNVKDHGAQGDGTTDDTAAIQAALDACGPGNITVLPAGVYRTSAPLRIGPYVTLQGSHAGGEAQPNAENPVAGIRPLPSFTGNAVVEVLDQQLGGYSRPANAQRIFSLTIDGSALPRSGAEIDGIRATGQIQHLQLRDVHVRSVTGIGINTWYNFNATGGPQAPFCLHYDRVSVLWTGSHGIVLNNSTDSVFHDVYVLGVGGCGWWMSGAGNSSFTSCRAEWSKLHGFDIESVPGVIKMVACSTDRNGWNGMYVHATDTTGVLMLSATQLTRDGKNNGTGGGGYAGLAVASSQCKVIADGLVALTGKDDDGTGVASPQYGVRADNSAYVVVNSGHLQGVTSPWQNGTGNTKFVKGTLVGTG; translated from the coding sequence ATGACCAGTTCGAACTCACGCCGTTCCGTCCTCAGATCGGCCCTCGCCGTGAGCGGAATAGCCGTCTCCGCCACCGCGGTCTCCACCGGCGACGCCACCGCCCTGGCCGCCGACGCGGGATGGGTGAACGTCAAGGATCACGGCGCCCAGGGAGACGGCACCACCGACGACACCGCGGCGATCCAGGCGGCGCTGGACGCCTGCGGGCCCGGAAACATCACCGTCCTCCCGGCGGGGGTGTACCGCACGAGCGCTCCCCTGCGGATAGGCCCGTACGTCACCCTCCAGGGCTCGCACGCCGGCGGTGAGGCCCAGCCGAACGCCGAGAACCCGGTGGCCGGCATCCGCCCCCTGCCGTCGTTCACCGGAAACGCCGTCGTCGAGGTCCTGGACCAGCAGCTGGGGGGCTACTCCCGACCGGCCAACGCGCAGCGCATCTTCTCCCTGACCATCGACGGCTCCGCCCTGCCCCGCTCGGGCGCGGAGATCGACGGCATCCGCGCCACCGGGCAGATCCAGCACCTGCAGCTGAGGGACGTCCACGTCCGCTCCGTCACCGGCATCGGTATCAACACCTGGTACAACTTCAACGCCACCGGCGGCCCCCAGGCCCCGTTCTGCCTGCACTACGACCGTGTCTCCGTGCTGTGGACGGGCTCCCACGGCATCGTGCTGAACAACTCGACCGACTCCGTCTTCCACGACGTGTACGTCCTGGGCGTCGGCGGCTGCGGCTGGTGGATGTCAGGCGCGGGCAACTCCTCCTTCACCAGCTGCCGGGCGGAGTGGTCGAAGCTGCACGGATTCGACATCGAGTCCGTACCCGGAGTGATCAAGATGGTCGCGTGTTCCACCGACCGCAACGGCTGGAACGGCATGTACGTCCACGCGACGGACACCACCGGAGTCCTCATGCTGTCGGCCACCCAGCTCACCCGGGACGGCAAGAACAACGGCACCGGTGGCGGCGGCTACGCCGGACTGGCCGTCGCGAGCTCCCAGTGCAAGGTCATCGCCGACGGACTCGTGGCCCTCACGGGCAAGGACGACGACGGAACGGGGGTGGCGAGCCCCCAGTACGGCGTCCGGGCCGACAACTCCGCCTACGTCGTGGTCAACTCGGGCCACCTCCAAGGAGTCACCTCCCCCTGGCAGAACGGCACCGGCAACACGAAGTTCGTCAAGGGAACCCTCGTGGGTACCGGCTGA
- the truA gene encoding tRNA pseudouridine(38-40) synthase TruA, with the protein MSDEVQPGDVRVRLDLSYDGSEFSGWAKQAGGRRTVQGEIEDALRTVTRSKDVTYELTVAGRTDAGVHARGQVAHVDLPEALWQEHREKLLKRLAGRLPKDVRVWALREAPAGFDARFSAIWRRYAYRVTDNPGGVDPLLRGHVLWHDWPLDVDAMNEAAGRLLGEHDFAAYCKRREGATTIRTLQELSLVRGDDGIITATVRADAFCHNMVRSLIGALLFVGDGHRGPDWPGKVLAAGVRDSAVHVVRPHGLTLEEVGYPADELLAARNKEARNRRTLPGAGCC; encoded by the coding sequence GTGAGCGACGAAGTGCAGCCCGGTGACGTCCGTGTCCGCCTCGACCTGTCCTACGACGGATCCGAGTTCTCCGGATGGGCCAAGCAGGCCGGGGGACGGCGGACCGTGCAGGGGGAGATCGAGGACGCGCTGCGGACCGTGACGCGGTCCAAGGACGTGACGTACGAGCTGACCGTGGCCGGACGGACCGATGCCGGGGTGCACGCCCGGGGGCAGGTGGCCCACGTGGACCTGCCCGAGGCGTTGTGGCAGGAGCACCGGGAGAAGCTGCTGAAGCGGCTGGCGGGACGGTTGCCGAAGGACGTGCGGGTGTGGGCCCTGCGGGAGGCTCCGGCCGGGTTCGACGCACGGTTCTCCGCGATCTGGCGGCGGTACGCCTATCGCGTCACCGACAACCCCGGCGGCGTCGACCCGCTGCTGCGGGGGCACGTCCTGTGGCACGACTGGCCGCTCGACGTGGACGCCATGAACGAGGCGGCGGGCCGGCTCCTCGGCGAGCACGACTTCGCCGCGTACTGCAAGCGGCGGGAGGGCGCGACGACCATCCGCACGCTCCAGGAACTGAGCCTCGTCCGGGGCGACGACGGGATCATCACCGCCACCGTGCGGGCGGACGCCTTCTGCCACAACATGGTGCGCTCGCTGATCGGCGCGCTGCTGTTCGTGGGGGACGGGCACCGGGGCCCTGACTGGCCCGGCAAGGTGCTGGCCGCCGGTGTCAGGGACTCGGCCGTCCATGTCGTACGACCGCACGGGCTGACGCTGGAGGAGGTCGGGTACCCGGCGGACGAGCTGCTCGCGGCGCGGAACAAGGAGGCGCGGAACCGGCGGACGCTGCCGGGAGCGGGCTGCTGCTGA
- the rplQ gene encoding 50S ribosomal protein L17 yields MPKPTKGARLGGSAAHEKLLLANLAKSLFEHGRITTTEAKARKLRPYAERLITKGKKGDLHNRRQVLQVITDKSVVHTLFTEIGPRYENRPGGYTRITKIGNRRGDNAPMAVIELVEALTVAQEATGEAEAATKRAAKDAETAPVAEETKVDTTKADEADAEAPAEESKDA; encoded by the coding sequence ATGCCGAAGCCCACCAAGGGTGCCCGTCTGGGCGGCAGTGCCGCGCACGAGAAGCTGCTCCTCGCGAACCTCGCGAAGAGCCTCTTCGAGCACGGCCGTATCACCACCACCGAGGCGAAGGCGCGCAAGCTGCGTCCGTACGCCGAGCGTCTGATCACCAAGGGCAAGAAGGGCGACCTTCACAACCGCCGTCAGGTGCTCCAGGTGATCACGGACAAGAGCGTCGTCCACACGCTCTTCACCGAGATCGGCCCGCGCTACGAGAACCGTCCGGGTGGCTACACCCGGATCACCAAGATCGGTAACCGTCGTGGCGACAACGCGCCCATGGCTGTCATCGAGCTGGTCGAGGCGCTGACGGTCGCGCAGGAGGCCACCGGCGAGGCCGAGGCCGCCACCAAGCGTGCCGCCAAGGACGCCGAGACCGCTCCGGTCGCTGAGGAGACCAAGGTCGACACGACCAAGGCCGACGAGGCCGACGCCGAGGCTCCGGCCGAGGAGTCGAAGGACGCGTAA
- a CDS encoding DNA-directed RNA polymerase subunit alpha, protein MLIAQRPSLTEEVVDEFRSRFVIEPLEPGFGYTLGNSLRRTLLSSIPGAAVTSIRIDGVLHEFTTVPGVKEDVTDLILNIKQLVVSSEHDEPVVMYLRKQGPGLVTAADIAPPAGVEVHNPDLVLATLNGKGKLEMELTVERGRGYVSAVQNKQVGQEIGRIPVDSIYSPVLKVTYKVEATRVEQRTDFDKLIVDVETKQAMRPRDAMASAGKTLVELFGLARELNIDAEGIDMGPSPTDAALAADLALPIEELELTVRSYNCLKREGIHSVGELVARSEADLLDIRNFGAKSIDEVKAKLAGMGLALKDSPPGFDPTAAADAFGADDDADAGFVETEQY, encoded by the coding sequence ATGCTGATCGCTCAGCGTCCCTCGTTGACCGAAGAGGTCGTCGACGAGTTCCGCTCCCGGTTCGTGATCGAGCCGCTGGAGCCGGGCTTCGGCTACACCCTCGGCAACTCCCTCCGCCGCACCCTCCTGTCGTCGATCCCCGGCGCTGCTGTCACCAGCATCCGCATCGACGGCGTCCTGCACGAGTTCACCACCGTGCCGGGCGTCAAGGAGGACGTCACCGACCTGATCCTCAACATCAAGCAGCTGGTCGTCTCCTCGGAGCACGACGAGCCGGTCGTGATGTACCTGCGCAAGCAGGGCCCGGGTCTGGTCACCGCCGCCGACATCGCGCCCCCGGCCGGTGTCGAGGTGCACAACCCCGACCTGGTCCTCGCCACGCTCAACGGCAAGGGCAAGCTGGAGATGGAGCTGACGGTCGAGCGTGGCCGCGGTTACGTCTCCGCCGTGCAGAACAAGCAGGTGGGCCAGGAGATCGGCCGTATCCCGGTCGACTCCATCTACAGCCCGGTGCTCAAGGTCACGTACAAGGTCGAGGCGACCCGTGTCGAGCAGCGCACCGACTTCGACAAGCTGATCGTCGACGTCGAGACCAAGCAGGCGATGCGTCCGCGTGACGCGATGGCCTCCGCCGGTAAGACGCTGGTCGAGCTGTTCGGTCTGGCCCGCGAGCTCAACATCGACGCCGAGGGCATCGACATGGGCCCGTCCCCGACGGACGCGGCGCTGGCTGCCGACCTCGCGCTCCCGATCGAGGAGCTCGAGCTGACGGTCCGCTCCTACAACTGCCTCAAGCGCGAGGGCATCCACTCCGTGGGTGAGCTCGTGGCTCGTTCCGAGGCCGACCTGCTCGACATCCGCAACTTCGGTGCGAAGTCGATCGACGAGGTCAAGGCGAAGCTGGCCGGCATGGGCCTGGCGCTCAAGGACAGCCCGCCCGGATTCGACCCGACCGCCGCCGCGGACGCCTTCGGTGCCGACGACGACGCGGACGCCGGGTTCGTCGAGACCGAGCAGTACTAA
- the rpsK gene encoding 30S ribosomal protein S11 has translation MPPKGRQGAAKKVRRKEKKNVAHGHAHIKSTFNNTIVSITDPSGNVISWASAGHVGFKGSRKSTPFAAQMAAESAARRAQEHGMRKVDVFVKGPGSGRETAIRSLQATGLEVGSIQDVTPTPHNGCRPPKRRRV, from the coding sequence ATGCCCCCCAAGGGTCGTCAGGGCGCTGCCAAGAAGGTGCGCCGCAAGGAAAAGAAGAACGTCGCTCACGGCCACGCGCACATCAAGAGCACGTTCAACAACACGATCGTCTCCATCACGGACCCGTCCGGCAACGTGATCTCCTGGGCCTCCGCCGGCCACGTCGGCTTCAAGGGCTCCCGGAAGTCCACGCCGTTCGCCGCGCAGATGGCCGCCGAGTCGGCTGCCCGTCGCGCGCAGGAGCACGGCATGCGCAAGGTCGACGTGTTCGTGAAGGGCCCGGGTTCCGGTCGTGAGACCGCGATCCGCTCGCTCCAGGCCACGGGCCTCGAGGTCGGCTCCATCCAGGACGTCACCCCGACCCCGCACAACGGCTGCCGTCCGCCGAAGCGTCGTCGCGTCTGA
- the rpsM gene encoding 30S ribosomal protein S13, which produces MARVSGVDIPREKRVEVALTYVFGIGRTLSQKTLAETGIDPNTRVRDLSEEQLVAIREYVDNNIKTEGDLRREIQADIRRKVEIGCYQGLRHRRGLPVRGQRTSTNARTRKGPRRAIAGKKKPGKK; this is translated from the coding sequence ATGGCACGCGTTTCCGGTGTTGACATCCCGCGCGAAAAGCGCGTGGAGGTCGCCCTGACCTACGTGTTCGGCATCGGCCGGACTCTTTCGCAGAAGACGCTGGCGGAGACGGGTATCGACCCGAACACCCGTGTTCGTGACCTGAGCGAAGAGCAGCTCGTCGCGATCCGCGAGTACGTCGACAACAACATCAAGACCGAGGGTGACCTCCGTCGCGAGATCCAGGCCGACATCCGCCGCAAGGTCGAGATCGGCTGCTACCAGGGTCTGCGCCACCGCCGTGGTCTGCCCGTCCGTGGTCAGCGCACCAGCACGAACGCCCGCACCCGCAAGGGCCCGCGTCGCGCCATCGCCGGCAAGAAGAAGCCGGGCAAGAAGTAG
- the rpmJ gene encoding 50S ribosomal protein L36: MKVKPSVKKICDKCRVIRRHGRVMVICENPRHKQRQG, encoded by the coding sequence ATGAAGGTCAAGCCGAGCGTCAAGAAGATCTGCGACAAGTGCAGGGTGATCCGCCGTCACGGTCGGGTCATGGTCATCTGCGAGAACCCGCGCCACAAGCAGCGCCAGGGTTAA
- the infA gene encoding translation initiation factor IF-1 yields MAKKQGAIEIEGTVVESLPNAMFKVELQNGHQVLAHISGKMRMHYIRILPDDRVVVELSPYDLTRGRIVYRYK; encoded by the coding sequence GTGGCCAAGAAGCAAGGTGCCATCGAGATCGAGGGCACTGTCGTCGAGTCTCTTCCGAACGCCATGTTCAAGGTCGAGCTCCAGAACGGCCACCAGGTCCTGGCACACATCAGCGGCAAGATGCGGATGCACTACATCCGTATCCTCCCTGACGACCGGGTCGTGGTGGAGCTGTCTCCGTACGACCTGACCCGTGGCCGGATCGTCTACCGGTACAAGTAG
- the map gene encoding type I methionyl aminopeptidase, with product MVQIKNPEQIAKMREAGLVVAAIHAATREAAVPGATTRDLDQVARKVLAEHNAKPNFLGYGGFPATICTSVNEVVVHGIPSDEVVLKDGDIISIDCGAIIDGWHGDAAYTAFVGSGHAPELIELSRVTEESMWAGIAAMKQGNRLVDVSRAIETYIRRQPKPGGGRYGIIEDYGGHGIGTEMHMDPHLLNYVDRRRGKGPKLVPGFCLAIEPMVSLGTPKTEVLPDDWTVITTDGTWSSHWEHSVALTEAGPLVLTAPDGGKAKLAEHGVVAAPDPLA from the coding sequence ATGGTGCAGATCAAGAACCCCGAGCAGATCGCCAAGATGCGTGAGGCGGGGCTGGTCGTCGCCGCCATCCACGCGGCGACCCGCGAGGCCGCCGTGCCCGGGGCCACGACCAGGGATCTCGACCAGGTCGCGCGCAAGGTCCTCGCGGAGCACAACGCCAAGCCGAACTTCCTGGGGTACGGCGGCTTCCCGGCGACGATCTGCACGTCCGTGAACGAGGTCGTCGTCCACGGCATCCCGTCCGACGAGGTCGTCCTCAAGGACGGCGACATCATCTCCATCGACTGCGGCGCGATCATCGACGGCTGGCACGGGGACGCGGCGTACACCGCCTTCGTCGGCTCGGGTCACGCCCCGGAGCTGATCGAGCTCTCCCGGGTGACCGAGGAGTCCATGTGGGCCGGCATCGCGGCGATGAAGCAGGGGAACCGGCTGGTCGACGTCTCCCGGGCCATCGAGACGTACATCCGGCGGCAGCCGAAGCCCGGCGGCGGGCGGTACGGGATCATCGAGGACTACGGCGGCCACGGCATCGGCACCGAGATGCACATGGATCCGCACCTGCTGAACTACGTGGACCGGCGGCGGGGGAAGGGGCCGAAGCTGGTGCCGGGGTTCTGCCTGGCGATCGAGCCGATGGTGTCCTTGGGGACGCCGAAGACGGAGGTCCTGCCGGACGACTGGACGGTCATCACGACGGACGGGACGTGGTCTTCGCACTGGGAGCACTCGGTGGCGTTGACGGAGGCTGGTCCTTTGGTGCTCACGGCTCCGGATGGTGGTAAGGCGAAGCTTGCGGAGCATGGGGTTGTTGCGGCGCCGGATCCGCTTGCTTAG
- a CDS encoding adenylate kinase, whose protein sequence is MRIVLVGPPGAGKGTQAAFLASNLSIPHISTGDLFRANISQQTDLGKLAKSYMDAGNLVPDEVTIGMAKDRMEQPDAENGFLLDGFPRNVSQAESLDEMLQTEGMKLDAVLDLEVPEEEVVKRIAGRRICRNDSAHVFHVSYKAPKQDGVCDVCGGELYQRDDDSEDTVRKRLEVYHTQTEPIIDYYKAQGLVVTISALGKVEDVTGRAMEALKREDHAA, encoded by the coding sequence ATGCGTATCGTCCTCGTCGGGCCGCCGGGTGCCGGCAAGGGAACGCAGGCCGCGTTCCTCGCCTCGAACCTGTCGATCCCGCACATCTCCACGGGCGACCTGTTCCGCGCCAACATCAGCCAGCAGACGGACCTCGGCAAGCTCGCGAAGTCCTACATGGACGCGGGCAACCTGGTTCCGGACGAGGTCACCATCGGGATGGCCAAGGACCGCATGGAGCAGCCGGACGCCGAAAACGGCTTCCTGCTCGACGGCTTCCCGCGCAACGTCTCGCAGGCCGAGTCGCTCGACGAGATGCTGCAGACCGAGGGCATGAAGCTGGACGCGGTGCTGGACCTCGAGGTCCCCGAGGAGGAGGTCGTCAAGCGCATCGCCGGCCGCCGCATCTGCCGCAACGACTCGGCGCACGTCTTCCACGTGTCGTACAAGGCGCCCAAGCAGGACGGCGTCTGCGACGTCTGCGGCGGCGAGCTGTACCAGCGTGACGACGACTCCGAGGACACGGTCCGCAAGCGGCTGGAGGTCTACCACACCCAGACCGAGCCGATCATCGACTACTACAAGGCCCAGGGCCTGGTGGTCACGATCTCGGCGCTCGGCAAGGTGGAGGACGTCACCGGCCGCGCGATGGAGGCCCTCAAGCGCGAGGACCACGCCGCGTAG